One segment of Methanolinea mesophila DNA contains the following:
- a CDS encoding ferredoxin, translating into MTKVLIERDGCISCGSCEDICPEFFQLSPSDTLSTVTPPYRVHDHIDEGDAPLEMRECVDDAAEACPVQVIHVG; encoded by the coding sequence ATGACGAAAGTGCTGATCGAGCGTGACGGATGCATAAGCTGCGGATCCTGCGAAGATATATGTCCCGAATTTTTTCAGCTCAGCCCTTCGGACACCTTGAGCACGGTCACCCCGCCCTACCGGGTACACGACCACATCGACGAGGGAGACGCCCCGCTGGAGATGCGGGAATGCGTGGACGACGCGGCGGAGGCCTGCCCGGTGCAGGTCATCCACGTGGGATGA
- the ribB gene encoding 3,4-dihydroxy-2-butanone-4-phosphate synthase — MMKEALEALREGKFVLLYDFDDRERETDLIIRADAVTPEKIVTLRRDGGGLICTAVHPDAAARLGLPFASDLLHGISAVEQQGDIPYDRRNHSSFSLWVNHRSTFTGITDRDRAVTINAIAGQVRRSLNGGGHNFAAEFRTPGHVALLRAAEGLLSQRRGQTELSIAMAEMAGITPAVVVCEMLDNESGLALSKEDARAYGKKHGIIFVEGSDVISAWEAESRS; from the coding sequence ATGATGAAGGAGGCGCTGGAAGCGCTGCGTGAAGGCAAGTTTGTACTGCTCTATGACTTTGACGACCGGGAACGGGAGACCGACCTGATCATCCGTGCGGACGCGGTCACCCCGGAGAAGATCGTGACCCTCCGGCGTGACGGCGGCGGGCTGATCTGTACCGCGGTCCATCCCGATGCCGCAGCCCGGCTGGGACTCCCGTTCGCCTCGGACCTCCTCCACGGGATCTCCGCGGTCGAACAGCAGGGGGACATCCCCTACGACCGGAGGAACCACTCCTCCTTCTCGCTCTGGGTGAACCACCGGAGCACCTTCACCGGGATCACCGACCGGGACCGGGCGGTGACCATCAACGCCATCGCCGGCCAGGTGAGGAGGTCGCTGAACGGCGGCGGCCACAACTTCGCGGCCGAGTTCCGCACCCCCGGGCACGTCGCCCTGCTCCGCGCCGCGGAGGGGCTGCTCTCACAGCGCCGGGGCCAGACCGAGCTCTCCATCGCCATGGCAGAGATGGCCGGGATCACCCCCGCAGTGGTGGTCTGCGAGATGCTGGACAACGAGAGCGGGCTCGCACTCTCCAAGGAGGACGCCCGTGCCTACGGAAAGAAACACGGGATCATCTTTGTAGAGGGATCCGACGTGATCTCCGCCTGGGAAGCGGAATCGCGGTCATAA
- a CDS encoding hydroxymethylglutaryl-CoA synthase, whose product MVGIMTYGVYIPRYRIKVEEIARIWGANAEDISGGLGVYSKSVPDLDEDTATIAVEAARAALARRAIDPAKIGAVYVGSESHPYAVKPTACTVGEAIGATPNMTAADYEFACKAGTAGIQTCMGLAKSGMITYGLAVGSDVAQGAPSDALEYTAAAGGAAYVIGCDDPIATIHHTCSYTTDTPDFWRREGQDYPRHGGRFTGDPGYFKHVQGAVNLIFEQTGKGPKDYDYAVFHQPNAKFPQRVAKILKFTPEQIKPGLVVPRLGNTYSGSSMIGLAATLDIARPGDRIFVASFGSGAGSDAFDIEVTDAIGSEKFSRDAAPTVEKLLANPIWVDYAQYARHKGKIVMQK is encoded by the coding sequence ATGGTAGGAATCATGACCTACGGTGTCTACATACCGAGATACCGTATCAAAGTGGAAGAGATCGCCAGGATCTGGGGTGCAAACGCGGAGGATATCTCCGGAGGGCTCGGGGTTTACTCCAAGTCCGTCCCCGACCTGGACGAGGACACCGCCACCATCGCGGTGGAGGCTGCACGGGCCGCACTGGCCCGGAGAGCCATCGACCCGGCGAAGATCGGGGCGGTGTACGTGGGAAGCGAGTCCCACCCCTACGCGGTCAAGCCGACCGCATGTACCGTGGGAGAGGCCATCGGCGCCACCCCGAACATGACCGCCGCGGACTACGAGTTCGCCTGCAAGGCGGGAACTGCGGGGATCCAGACCTGCATGGGGCTCGCCAAGAGCGGCATGATCACCTACGGCCTGGCCGTGGGTTCCGACGTTGCCCAGGGTGCACCGAGCGATGCCCTGGAGTATACCGCTGCGGCGGGCGGTGCGGCATACGTGATCGGGTGCGACGACCCCATCGCCACCATCCACCACACCTGTTCGTACACCACCGACACCCCCGATTTCTGGCGGCGTGAAGGGCAGGACTACCCCCGTCACGGGGGGAGGTTTACCGGGGACCCCGGGTACTTCAAACACGTCCAGGGTGCCGTGAACCTGATCTTCGAACAGACCGGGAAGGGGCCGAAAGACTACGATTACGCGGTCTTCCACCAGCCGAATGCCAAGTTCCCCCAGCGGGTGGCGAAGATCCTCAAGTTCACGCCCGAACAGATCAAACCCGGCCTGGTGGTCCCCAGGCTCGGCAACACCTACAGCGGCTCCTCCATGATCGGGCTCGCCGCCACCCTCGATATCGCCAGGCCGGGAGACCGCATTTTCGTGGCCTCCTTCGGGTCGGGCGCAGGGAGCGACGCATTCGATATCGAGGTCACCGACGCCATCGGGTCGGAGAAGTTCTCCCGGGACGCGGCTCCCACGGTGGAGAAACTCCTCGCGAACCCCATCTGGGTCGACTACGCACAGTACGCCAGGCACAAAGGAAAAATAGTGATGCAGAAATGA
- a CDS encoding response regulator translates to MTPEEEKVEILLIEDNPGDVRLIKEGLRDSRVINHIHVVQDGEEASNFLFKNNGYSDVPTPDIILLDLNLPKKDGRTLLAEIKKDEQLQKIPIVILTSSKAEADIDMAYQLHANSYLRKPLDLAEFVAMIQSFEQFWLTRVILPRKAR, encoded by the coding sequence TTGACACCGGAAGAAGAGAAAGTTGAGATACTTTTGATCGAGGATAATCCGGGAGACGTACGGCTTATCAAGGAGGGGTTACGGGACAGCAGGGTGATCAACCATATCCATGTGGTGCAGGACGGGGAAGAGGCGAGCAATTTCCTCTTCAAAAATAACGGGTATTCCGACGTGCCCACCCCCGATATCATCCTCCTGGACCTCAACCTCCCCAAGAAGGATGGGAGAACGCTGCTCGCCGAGATAAAGAAGGACGAGCAGCTGCAGAAGATCCCCATCGTGATCCTGACCTCCTCCAAGGCCGAGGCCGATATCGACATGGCGTACCAGCTCCATGCCAACAGTTATCTACGAAAACCGCTTGACCTTGCCGAGTTCGTGGCCATGATACAGTCGTTCGAACAGTTCTGGCTGACCCGCGTAATCCTGCCGAGGAAAGCGAGATAA
- the nrdD gene encoding anaerobic ribonucleoside-triphosphate reductase, which produces MEWSEEQRELARRFRRLEDIPANERRYKCYTCHLVVDESPCPRCGEEHLTIMCPLDHCHCSHEVLSKIEYCPLCGEPVCPECGSHDVVQISRVTGYLQEVSGWNAGKQQELKDRTRYTVA; this is translated from the coding sequence ATGGAGTGGAGCGAGGAACAACGGGAACTGGCACGCAGATTCAGGAGACTTGAGGATATTCCGGCAAACGAACGCCGCTACAAGTGTTATACCTGTCATCTTGTGGTCGACGAATCCCCCTGCCCGCGGTGCGGCGAGGAGCACCTCACCATCATGTGCCCCCTGGACCACTGCCACTGTTCCCACGAAGTGCTCTCGAAGATAGAGTACTGCCCCCTCTGCGGGGAACCGGTATGCCCGGAGTGCGGGTCGCACGACGTGGTCCAGATCAGCCGCGTCACGGGGTACCTCCAGGAGGTATCCGGATGGAACGCGGGGAAACAGCAGGAACTTAAAGACCGGACCCGCTATACCGTCGCATGA
- a CDS encoding nucleotide-binding protein, whose product MDFSETAERISQKFAQKGYEADKSSIEKKLRRLVQEFGVPPAEAERTVTNELSKQFSIPPTSGGGPGAEQEKEINGLSPGEWVTLNGKVVALTRPPSQVIAQTGIFADPTGAIRFVVWAKANATPMEMGKWYRIESAVVDEYKGVANLKIHSGSTVKEIEPGPSFFPQVTPVRDLAPGVGSVRAKVIQEWEVTHERMFQSGLLADESGTIKFVIWREDGVERLEEGKVYNIFYAQVDEYNGRLSLNLNTATCLAEEGDIEVASGDTTATGAFVSLTQGSGLVKRCPVEGCNRVLSRQNYCPVHEIQPDFKYDLRIKGWLDNGEKTWDVLVQKANVETLTGITLDQAVEIAENNPLGMDEVFLRMRDTILGRYLTCRGREIEGRILVSSCSFEHFSPDTLAALLNRAGGES is encoded by the coding sequence ATGGATTTTTCCGAAACTGCAGAAAGAATCTCCCAGAAATTTGCGCAAAAAGGCTATGAGGCCGATAAGTCCTCGATCGAGAAGAAACTCCGCCGCCTGGTCCAGGAGTTCGGAGTCCCCCCCGCCGAGGCGGAGCGGACCGTGACCAACGAGCTCTCCAAGCAGTTCTCCATACCCCCGACGAGCGGGGGCGGCCCCGGGGCCGAGCAGGAGAAGGAGATCAACGGGCTCTCACCCGGAGAATGGGTCACCCTGAACGGAAAGGTGGTGGCCCTCACCCGCCCGCCGTCGCAGGTGATCGCCCAGACCGGTATTTTTGCCGATCCCACGGGGGCGATACGGTTCGTGGTCTGGGCAAAGGCGAACGCCACTCCGATGGAGATGGGCAAATGGTACCGGATCGAATCCGCGGTGGTGGACGAATACAAGGGAGTGGCGAACCTGAAGATCCACTCCGGGAGCACCGTCAAGGAGATCGAGCCGGGGCCTTCATTCTTCCCCCAGGTCACCCCTGTCAGGGACCTCGCTCCGGGGGTGGGCAGCGTTCGTGCCAAGGTGATCCAGGAGTGGGAGGTCACTCACGAGCGGATGTTCCAGTCCGGACTTCTCGCCGACGAGAGCGGGACCATCAAGTTCGTGATCTGGCGTGAAGACGGGGTCGAGAGGCTCGAGGAGGGGAAAGTATACAACATCTTCTACGCCCAGGTGGACGAATACAACGGCCGGCTCTCCCTCAACCTGAATACCGCGACCTGCCTCGCCGAGGAAGGCGATATCGAGGTCGCATCCGGGGACACCACCGCCACGGGGGCGTTCGTCTCACTCACCCAGGGATCAGGCCTGGTGAAGCGGTGCCCGGTGGAGGGGTGCAACCGGGTCCTCTCCCGGCAGAACTACTGCCCGGTCCATGAGATCCAGCCGGACTTCAAGTACGACCTCCGGATCAAGGGATGGCTGGACAACGGGGAGAAGACCTGGGACGTGCTGGTCCAGAAGGCGAACGTGGAGACGCTCACCGGGATTACCCTGGACCAGGCGGTGGAGATCGCGGAGAACAATCCCCTGGGGATGGACGAGGTCTTTCTCCGGATGCGGGATACCATTCTCGGGAGGTACCTCACCTGCCGGGGCCGGGAGATCGAGGGACGGATACTGGTCTCGTCCTGCAGTTTCGAACATTTCTCCCCCGATACACTTGCTGCGCTGCTCAACCGGGCGGGAGGTGAGTCCTGA
- a CDS encoding helix-turn-helix domain-containing protein, whose protein sequence is MKSGLRHQLAEKMAGEITLSDSPGKALKKWRMSFAIPQATLSEHLDVSPSVISDYESGRRKSPGTAVVGKIVDSILSIDEANGGKYTKKFAKLLYSDFDDDVIYDMHDYPTPVPLQAFAQAIGCTTLCGSLDLSIFGYTVINSINAITQLSSNEFNRIYGWSTERALIFTDVSSGKSPMVAIRVTPFKPRCVVLQGIEPAGVHPLVPKMAEKDRITVLCTMTDIDRIISVLREEPW, encoded by the coding sequence ATGAAGTCCGGACTGCGCCATCAGCTCGCCGAGAAGATGGCGGGCGAGATCACGCTTTCCGACTCGCCAGGCAAGGCACTCAAGAAATGGAGGATGAGTTTTGCCATCCCCCAGGCCACGCTTTCCGAGCACCTCGACGTCTCCCCCTCGGTGATCAGCGATTACGAGAGCGGGAGGAGAAAGAGTCCCGGGACCGCGGTGGTGGGGAAGATCGTAGACTCCATCCTTTCCATTGACGAGGCAAACGGTGGAAAATACACCAAAAAATTCGCAAAACTCCTTTATTCTGATTTTGACGACGATGTCATCTATGACATGCACGACTATCCCACCCCGGTGCCCCTGCAGGCATTCGCCCAGGCGATCGGCTGCACCACCCTGTGCGGGTCGCTCGACCTCTCCATCTTCGGGTACACGGTGATCAACAGCATCAACGCCATCACCCAGCTCTCCTCGAACGAGTTCAACAGGATCTACGGGTGGAGCACCGAACGGGCCCTGATCTTCACGGATGTCTCCTCGGGCAAGTCGCCCATGGTGGCGATCCGGGTCACCCCGTTCAAGCCCCGCTGCGTGGTCCTCCAGGGGATAGAGCCCGCAGGCGTGCATCCCCTCGTGCCCAAGATGGCCGAAAAGGACCGGATAACCGTGCTGTGCACCATGACCGACATCGATCGAATCATCAGCGTGCTGAGGGAAGAACCATGGTAG
- a CDS encoding DUF120 domain-containing protein has protein sequence MIIPEDLQCLKAIALMGGCRGPVWISSQSLGTELRTSPQTASRRLQSLERKLMVTRAIRPDGQYIALTPAGEEELRREYSEYCRIFDREGVHYTLTGNVITGLGEGRYYMGLEPYRRQFREKLGFEPYPGTLNIRLNPSSVQIRKKLDMLEWIPIEGFTADQRTFGAARCLPCRIDGQPCGIVVPGRTHYPEDIVELVSPVALRETLGVADNDEVQVEVAL, from the coding sequence ATGATCATACCCGAGGATCTCCAGTGCTTAAAGGCGATAGCCCTCATGGGAGGGTGCCGCGGCCCTGTCTGGATATCCTCGCAGAGCCTGGGAACCGAGCTCCGGACCAGTCCCCAGACCGCGTCCCGCAGGCTCCAGTCCCTGGAGCGGAAACTCATGGTGACCCGGGCCATCCGCCCCGACGGACAGTACATCGCGCTCACTCCCGCCGGAGAAGAGGAGCTCCGCAGGGAATATTCGGAGTACTGCCGGATATTCGATCGGGAAGGAGTGCACTATACCCTGACCGGCAATGTGATCACCGGTCTCGGCGAAGGGCGGTATTATATGGGTCTCGAGCCCTACCGCCGCCAGTTCAGGGAGAAGCTGGGATTCGAGCCCTACCCGGGGACGCTGAATATCAGGCTCAACCCGTCCAGCGTCCAGATCCGGAAGAAACTGGATATGCTGGAATGGATCCCGATCGAAGGGTTTACCGCGGACCAGAGGACCTTCGGAGCGGCAAGATGCCTGCCCTGCAGGATCGACGGCCAGCCCTGCGGGATCGTGGTGCCGGGGAGGACGCACTACCCCGAGGATATCGTCGAGCTCGTATCACCGGTGGCGCTCAGGGAGACCCTGGGCGTCGCGGACAATGATGAAGTGCAGGTGGAGGTGGCATTATGA
- a CDS encoding RPA family protein, with the protein MANGARTGPRRDAPFEREAARRVFSQELREARIHFKDGEDEKSPTYVLLPSGERCNRVFLVGTLTEKRKQGEQNVFYRGRVVDPTGTFMIMAGSYQPEAMQQIARIEPPAFVAIVGKPNVYETPDGTFLITIRCESVTVVDKEVRDTWVLDAAERTLDRLDRFGTTPDSERAKKEYGIDPALWRKMVYDALAQMKL; encoded by the coding sequence ATGGCGAACGGTGCACGGACCGGCCCCCGGAGGGACGCCCCCTTCGAGCGCGAGGCGGCGAGGAGAGTCTTCTCCCAGGAACTCAGAGAAGCGCGAATCCATTTCAAGGACGGGGAGGATGAAAAGAGTCCCACCTACGTCCTCCTCCCCTCGGGAGAGCGGTGCAACCGGGTCTTCCTGGTGGGCACCCTTACGGAGAAGCGGAAACAGGGGGAGCAGAACGTATTCTACCGGGGACGGGTGGTGGACCCCACCGGGACGTTCATGATCATGGCCGGGAGCTACCAGCCGGAGGCGATGCAGCAGATCGCCCGCATCGAACCCCCGGCCTTCGTGGCGATCGTAGGGAAACCGAACGTGTACGAGACGCCCGACGGAACATTCCTGATTACCATCCGGTGCGAGTCGGTGACGGTGGTGGACAAGGAAGTGCGGGATACCTGGGTTCTCGATGCCGCAGAGCGGACCCTGGACCGCCTGGACCGGTTCGGGACCACGCCGGACTCCGAGCGGGCGAAGAAAGAGTACGGCATCGATCCCGCTCTATGGCGGAAGATGGTCTACGATGCCCTGGCCCAGATGAAATTATAA
- a CDS encoding PAS domain S-box protein, translating to MIRECGEVLKELEAASRDLGEREQQLESHYHALTGESRRFWALFSETPLGYLVTDREGAIEEANPASEELLGMTSPELRGTLVFRYIPPAREQALRKALNKSVTRKKRERLETELVKKRGDHRPVEITIVPASVDDSGTELHWTIRDVSLERRAEEETRERALLEELFAGISRRFISRTSGDTGEIFDEALRELGTYAGVDRCVLLILDPGDVTITGVSEWCREDTSRIADFLLGTSLESFPWLLPQIRLGEVIEVPRMEKLPPGASAEQRYWKNLKVQMALVIPLLVNEEPAGALFLEHTRKKKRWAAARVEMIQTAGSLFANMVARLRDEEALRVSEEQYRTLFENFLNPVFIAGDDGRFTDANVAAMDFMERSVEDIREHSLEDWLPGIKAMMPPAPERQIVPRTIETEYTVNGKTKTLLMNVVPFPIRGRTLLYGLGQDITARKMAEKEVEDARVFVEGIIHAASPSMVVVTSDMRVAFANRSFYDAFGLSSEAVLHRVFFDIGKADFGAGGLRDKIAEVFRGGTPLVNFEFQHMNTRGELKVLNISASLIRRSAPFAPMVVIVITDITERKKMEEALERSRELYRYIASFTQENPSPILEVREDGSVAFSNVAAGLALRRRGFENPERFFPMDMPWILAELKQGNNGFFFREVQLGETYFGETIYLSPEQKTVRIYAQDLTAQRKKRTGEGDR from the coding sequence TTGATCAGGGAGTGCGGAGAGGTCCTGAAAGAACTGGAAGCGGCGTCACGCGATCTCGGAGAGCGGGAGCAGCAGCTGGAATCGCACTATCATGCACTCACCGGAGAAAGCCGGAGGTTCTGGGCCCTGTTCTCCGAGACCCCGCTGGGGTACCTGGTCACCGACAGGGAGGGAGCGATCGAAGAGGCCAACCCTGCATCGGAAGAACTTCTCGGGATGACCTCCCCCGAACTCCGGGGGACCCTGGTGTTCCGGTACATCCCCCCGGCCCGGGAGCAGGCTCTCCGTAAGGCCCTTAACAAGAGCGTGACCAGGAAGAAGAGGGAGCGGCTCGAGACGGAACTGGTAAAGAAGAGGGGAGACCATCGCCCGGTGGAGATCACCATCGTCCCGGCATCCGTAGATGACTCCGGAACTGAACTCCACTGGACGATCCGGGACGTCTCCCTCGAGAGACGTGCGGAAGAAGAGACCAGGGAACGTGCCCTCCTTGAAGAGCTCTTCGCCGGTATCTCCCGGAGGTTTATATCCCGCACTTCCGGGGACACCGGGGAGATCTTTGATGAGGCGCTCCGGGAACTCGGGACTTACGCCGGCGTGGACCGGTGCGTCCTCCTCATCCTGGACCCCGGTGATGTGACCATCACGGGGGTCTCGGAGTGGTGCCGGGAGGACACCTCACGCATCGCCGATTTCCTTCTGGGGACATCCCTCGAATCGTTCCCCTGGCTGCTCCCTCAGATCCGGCTCGGCGAAGTGATCGAAGTACCCCGGATGGAGAAACTCCCTCCCGGGGCCTCGGCAGAACAGCGCTACTGGAAGAACCTGAAGGTGCAGATGGCCCTGGTCATCCCCCTCCTGGTGAACGAAGAACCCGCCGGGGCGCTATTTCTCGAGCACACCCGGAAAAAGAAGCGCTGGGCGGCGGCACGGGTGGAGATGATCCAGACTGCTGGGTCCCTGTTCGCCAATATGGTGGCCCGGTTACGTGACGAGGAGGCGCTCAGGGTCAGCGAGGAGCAGTACCGCACACTCTTCGAGAACTTCCTAAACCCGGTCTTCATCGCGGGGGATGACGGGCGGTTCACCGATGCAAATGTCGCAGCGATGGACTTCATGGAACGATCGGTAGAGGACATCCGCGAGCACAGTCTCGAAGACTGGCTCCCCGGCATCAAGGCGATGATGCCCCCCGCACCCGAGCGGCAGATCGTTCCCCGGACCATCGAGACAGAGTACACCGTAAACGGGAAGACCAAGACGCTTCTGATGAACGTGGTCCCGTTCCCGATCCGGGGAAGAACCCTGCTGTACGGGCTGGGACAGGACATCACCGCCCGGAAGATGGCCGAGAAGGAGGTGGAAGACGCCCGTGTCTTTGTGGAGGGGATCATCCACGCCGCTTCGCCCTCGATGGTGGTGGTCACCAGCGACATGAGGGTGGCATTTGCAAACAGGTCATTTTACGACGCGTTCGGGCTTTCCAGCGAGGCAGTCCTGCACCGGGTCTTCTTCGATATCGGGAAGGCCGACTTCGGCGCGGGAGGGCTCAGGGATAAGATCGCGGAGGTGTTCCGGGGAGGCACACCGCTGGTGAACTTCGAGTTCCAGCACATGAACACACGGGGGGAGCTGAAGGTCCTGAATATATCGGCCAGCCTGATCCGGCGGAGCGCCCCCTTCGCCCCCATGGTGGTCATCGTTATCACCGACATCACCGAACGGAAAAAGATGGAAGAAGCGCTCGAGCGAAGCAGGGAGCTCTACCGGTATATCGCCTCCTTTACCCAGGAAAATCCCTCCCCCATCCTGGAAGTGCGTGAAGACGGGAGTGTCGCCTTCTCGAACGTCGCAGCCGGCCTCGCCCTCCGGAGGAGGGGGTTCGAGAACCCCGAGCGCTTCTTCCCGATGGACATGCCCTGGATCCTGGCCGAATTGAAGCAGGGAAACAACGGGTTCTTCTTCCGGGAAGTGCAGCTCGGCGAGACGTACTTCGGTGAGACCATCTACCTCTCGCCCGAGCAGAAGACGGTCCGGATTTATGCCCAGGACCTCACCGCACAGAGAAAAAAGCGGACAGGGGAGGGAGACCGGTGA
- the pyrF gene encoding orotidine-5'-phosphate decarboxylase, with translation MPDLILALDPTDREEALRIAGLASPHLDAIKIGYPLVLGAGLSIAREFEAFGLPLIADFKVADIPNTNRLIADQVFDAGFHAIICQGFPGSDSVLACVESAHGYGGECYVVAEMSHPGGTEFFSGGVAERIARLAVDCHADGIIAPATRPDRVRALREIVGTRKILSPGVGAQGGDLSQIADLVDGVIVGRAIYGADDPALAAQSFSLLRR, from the coding sequence ATGCCTGACCTTATACTGGCCCTGGACCCCACCGACCGGGAGGAGGCGCTCCGGATCGCCGGTCTCGCCTCCCCCCACCTTGACGCGATCAAGATCGGGTACCCTCTGGTGCTCGGTGCAGGCCTTTCCATCGCCCGAGAGTTCGAGGCGTTCGGCCTCCCCCTGATCGCCGACTTCAAGGTGGCCGATATTCCCAACACCAACCGGCTGATCGCCGACCAGGTCTTTGACGCCGGGTTCCACGCGATCATCTGCCAGGGGTTTCCGGGGAGCGATTCGGTCCTCGCCTGCGTGGAGTCCGCCCACGGGTATGGGGGTGAGTGTTACGTGGTGGCAGAGATGAGCCATCCGGGCGGGACCGAATTCTTCTCCGGCGGCGTCGCCGAGCGGATCGCCCGCCTCGCAGTGGACTGCCACGCGGACGGGATCATAGCCCCGGCTACCCGCCCCGACCGGGTCAGGGCGCTGCGGGAGATCGTGGGAACCCGGAAGATCCTCTCCCCCGGGGTGGGAGCCCAGGGCGGCGATCTCTCGCAGATCGCGGACCTCGTGGACGGGGTGATCGTCGGGCGGGCCATTTATGGCGCCGATGACCCCGCTCTGGCCGCACAATCGTTTTCCCTGCTCCGCCGATGA
- a CDS encoding adenosylcobinamide amidohydrolase, with protein MRYYLRDGSLFIRGRFLAASTGIQGGVRRVSTILSHTVRPDWDGKEPERELSLQVARAGLPPDYFGLLTAVPMRNLCVLSYGTLTVFITAGVSNPDPEFHPEICPDERAHTINIILHSGEGMSEGALLECIITATGAKAAALHSLGYPFSGTTTDAVIVACEGENVHRYAGTGTELGKRIARAVLHGVPEALKRQQGEISRDRPSFFIFSRYGGEHWVEWVPEDCPYYPCHFPGQRCDFCYCPFYPCRDEGLGQWMESSSGGKVWNCSRCTLVHEPEVTEYLRAHPEASLAELRAVEKRLKKPRES; from the coding sequence ATGAGGTATTATCTCCGCGACGGGTCGCTTTTTATCAGGGGCCGGTTCCTGGCCGCGAGTACCGGGATACAGGGCGGGGTCCGCCGCGTCTCCACCATTCTTTCTCACACGGTCCGCCCGGACTGGGACGGCAAAGAACCCGAGCGGGAGCTTTCCCTGCAGGTCGCACGCGCCGGTCTCCCGCCCGATTATTTCGGGCTTCTTACCGCAGTCCCGATGCGGAACCTCTGTGTACTCTCCTACGGGACGCTTACCGTTTTTATCACCGCGGGGGTCAGCAATCCGGACCCTGAATTCCATCCGGAAATTTGCCCGGACGAGCGGGCCCATACAATCAATATCATCCTTCACTCGGGCGAGGGGATGAGCGAGGGGGCGTTGCTGGAGTGCATCATCACCGCCACGGGGGCGAAGGCCGCAGCCCTTCACTCGCTGGGTTACCCCTTCTCTGGGACCACCACCGACGCGGTGATCGTGGCATGCGAGGGGGAGAACGTCCATCGCTACGCCGGTACGGGCACCGAACTGGGGAAGCGGATCGCCCGGGCCGTCCTCCACGGGGTCCCCGAGGCCCTGAAGCGCCAGCAGGGGGAGATATCCCGGGATCGCCCCTCGTTCTTCATCTTCTCCCGGTACGGCGGGGAGCACTGGGTGGAATGGGTCCCCGAGGACTGTCCTTATTATCCCTGTCACTTCCCCGGCCAGCGGTGCGATTTCTGCTACTGCCCGTTCTATCCCTGCCGGGATGAGGGGCTCGGCCAGTGGATGGAAAGCTCCTCGGGCGGGAAGGTGTGGAATTGCAGCCGGTGCACGCTGGTGCACGAGCCCGAGGTGACGGAGTATCTAAGGGCCCACCCTGAGGCGTCGCTCGCGGAACTTCGCGCGGTAGAGAAAAGGCTTAAAAAACCCCGGGAATCCTGA
- a CDS encoding DUF1858 domain-containing protein, producing the protein MEKVTADSTIYDLLKAKPESTEVLFKFGMGCVGCAIARGETIREAAQAHGIPLEELLTALGISE; encoded by the coding sequence ATGGAAAAAGTCACAGCAGACAGCACGATTTACGACCTCCTCAAGGCCAAGCCCGAATCAACCGAAGTGTTGTTCAAATTCGGGATGGGGTGCGTCGGGTGTGCCATCGCCAGGGGCGAGACCATCCGCGAGGCGGCGCAGGCACACGGGATTCCCCTCGAGGAACTCCTCACCGCGCTCGGGATCAGCGAATAA